The window ACGTAGAGCAAGAGCCACTCTTGTACCTTGGCACACCTCATTGTCCTCACCTCGTCTATCCTATTTGACACCCACCTCGTCGAAAACATGCGCTCATTCTTCACGGAGCGCGGCAGAGAGCACCCGCGCCAGATTCTCCTTGGCGCGGTGCAGGCGCGACTGCACCGAGGCAACCGAACAGCCCATGATGGCGGCAATCTCCTGACAAGAGAGCCCCTCGTACTTCTGCAGGACCAGGGCTGCACGTTGCGCCGGTGGCAAGGACTCTATCGCCCGCCACACCAGCAGTTGCGCCTCCTGCCGCTCCGCCAGCACGTCGGGGCGCTCCGAGCCATGAGCAACCTGTACTCCGCTTGCTTCCTCCAGCTCCTCGATTGTGCCAAGCGGGTCATGCCGCTTGGCTCGCCGCAAGTGGTTGAGGCACAAATTGGTGGCGATGCGATAGAGCCAGGTCAGCGGTTGGGCCTCGTGCCGGAAGGAGCTCGCCTGCCGAAAGACCCTCACGAAGACCTCCTGCGTCAGATCGCTGGCGTCTTCACGGTCCCTCACCAAACGGAAACAGAGGTTCAACACCAGCCGTGCATACTGCCGGTAGAATTCGGTGAACGCCTCGGCGTCGCCAGCCGCGATCCTGTCAATCAAATCGTTGTGCACCTGTCTCTTCTCAAGAGGCACTGTCTGTTCAATAATGTTTGACACCGGAGCAGACAAGAACGTGCGAAAAAAACGACAGGTCCTCGCAAGAGGACCTGTTCATTCGCACTATCAAAGTCGAGATACGTGGAGGTTCAACGGTCGAGGGCGCCGCCTATG is drawn from Calditrichota bacterium and contains these coding sequences:
- a CDS encoding sigma-70 family RNA polymerase sigma factor — protein: MHNDLIDRIAAGDAEAFTEFYRQYARLVLNLCFRLVRDREDASDLTQEVFVRVFRQASSFRHEAQPLTWLYRIATNLCLNHLRRAKRHDPLGTIEELEEASGVQVAHGSERPDVLAERQEAQLLVWRAIESLPPAQRAALVLQKYEGLSCQEIAAIMGCSVASVQSRLHRAKENLARVLSAALREE